The genomic DNA CgagttcgccgccgcggggctgctgagcgccgacgacgtctacatcggccagctcgccggcCTGTACGAGGCGctcaacgccggcgtcaCCACGACGCTGGATCACGCCCACCACACCTGGTCCGACGAGACCTCCGAGGCCGGGCTGAGGGGCAgcatcgacagcggcgcccGCGTGTTCTGGTCGTACGCCTTCCACAACGTCACCAACTACACCGTGTCGGAGCAGCTCGAGAACTTTAGGGACATCGCCACCAGGGCCGAGTTCGACGGCACTGCGACCAGCCTGGGCATCGCCTGCGACTTCTTCGGCCCGGACCCCGTTCTCGCCGATgtcaacgccgtcgtcgacctcgccaaggaGTTCAACGTCTCCGTGATCACGACTCACAGCTTGCAGGGCCAGTGGGGATGTAAGTCTCTTTTGCTCCTGAGCCACCAGCCGCCGACCTTGGATTCGTCGTGTTTGTGTAAGTGCTGACATTACATGCTTCAGACACCAACAGCCCCGAGGACCTCCACGCCATCGGTGCCCTCAACATCAGCATCCCCATCGTCTTCTCCCACGCCTCGTTCCTCACCTATCGAGGcgcctccctcctccgcTCCACGAACCAGTACATCTCCATCACGCCCGAGTCGGAGATGCACTACGGCCACACGCACCCGCACAGCCACCTGATCCAGGACCAGGGCTCCCTGGGCGTCGACACCCACTTCACCTTCTCCACCGACATCCTCACGCAGGCCCGTCTGTGGCTGCAGAGCACCCGCCGCCTGCTCTACCAGCAGGTGCTCCAGCACTGGCGCGTGCCCACCAGCACGCCCATGACCGCCGACCAGgccttcctcctcgccacgcgcaacggcggcctcgccctgCGCCGCCCGGACCTGGGCGTcatcgccgagggcgccaaggccgacgtcgtcgtctggGACGGCGGCAGCCCCGCGCTGCTCGGCTGGGTCGACCCCGTGGCCGCCGTAATCCTGCACGccagcgtcggcgacgtcgagcacgtgctcgtcgacggcaagtTCGTCAAGAAGGACCGCGCGCTCGTGGCGCCCGGCTACGCGGGCGTCAGGACGCGGTTCCTGGAGAGCGCGCGCAAGATCCAGCAGACGTGGAGGGACATCCCGTTCCCTGTTCTGGAGGGGGTGTTCAGCGGGTCTGGCGCGCCGTACGAGGCGCCCTTGTCGGTCGATGTCGTGACTGGTGACGAGACCGGATATGGTGCCATTCATGTGTAGATGATGGTGTGGGAGGTTCCATTGCTTTATACATGAAGGCTAACTGCCATCAGTTGTGGCAAGGCTGTTTGTGGCTCGAagtctttttctttctcttcaaTTTCTCTCTCTGCGTAAGCTGCATCCACATTCTCCCTGACGGGGTATGGCAGCGTGAAAGTTTAGAAAGACGGGCGACACTTTAACTGTAATAACTATTGATAGTAAGAGGATGGTTACAGGCAATAGTAGAATTAATTCGTTCGAGACAAGGACAACGCCAGCGTTGCGTGGATCTGTCAGGGCTTTCCTCTTTCTTGTCTTTTAATCCAGAGTAATTTACTAACTACATGCTGCAATGATTCAGATGACAAACCATTCGCAGAATAAATACTGTTTTGGTTCCAATTCTGAGCGTAAAGGGAAAATTACCTATCTCCATCCAGCACTCTTTCAGACAATGCAGCTTACTACCACCCTCCCTGATTCTAGTTTGTTTTGTTACAAAACAAGCATCTTCCCTAGCATTGGTGTTGAATAAAAACCACGTTCCGCCTCTTCAAAAGGGCACAAGTTCAGGTCTCGTGGGCAAATAGGCAATTTGATTGTCGCAACtcaacaacaccaagctCCGGCCGTCGGGAATTGTCACCGTTCGGCATTTAAACTCGTCGGTGCCCGCCAAAGTTGTGGGTCCGACACCGGGGCCACTGTTTCCGAGCTGAGTCAAACCTGTCAAACATCTTCCGAGTGGctacgcacacacacacacacacacacacactcacatGTTATATCAAGCCTAGAGGCACTCACTCACAGTGTTATTGAAATCTCACCCATCCAAACCAGCTCACATATACACACTTTCCAAAATGGCGCCTACCCTCGAGTCCAGCAAGATCGCCTTCATCGGTACGTGGTCATAGCAAGCAACAACtacatcatcttcatcgtcatccgtgcccctctctctccaccaAGAATTCACACTAAACGCGGGGTAATCGTGccaggcggcggcaacaTGGCCGCGGCCATCATCGGAGGCCTGGTCGCCAAGGGCATTGACAAGCAGAACGTCATCGTCTCGGAGCCGTGGGACGTGAACCGCGAGAAGatggccgccctcggcgtccggACGACCACCTCCAACGCCGAGgccttcgccggcgccgacatcgCCATCCTGGCCGTCAAGCCCCaggtcgccaaggccgtctgcaacgagctcggcgccgccgtctcctccgcctccggGCGCGACaccgtccccgtcgtcgtctccatcgccgccggcatcaccctcgaggccctgcggAAGTGGctggccctcgacgacggccgcacGCCCCACGTCGTGCGCGTCATGCCCAACACgcccgccctcgtcggcgagggcgcctcgggcctcttcgccgcccccgacgtcaccgacgacgagaagaagctgacCGAGGCGCTCATGGCGAGCGTCAGCAAGGCCACCGAGTGggtcgacaaggaggagctGATCGACGTCGTCACTGGCTTGTCGGGTATGTAGAGTCGCACCTGGATCCCACGAGCTAgttgcctgcctgccctgcccgtgacagaagaagaagaagaagggcggccaATACTAACTAACCCTGAACCCGCCTTGCAGGATCCGGCCCCGCCTACTTCTTCGCCATGGTCGAGCACCTCATCTCCAGCGCcgtcggtctcggcctctcGCCCGAGCAGGCGAAGCGCCTGGCCGCCCAGACCtgcctcggcgccggcaagatGCTCGTCGAGTCGCCCGAGGCCCCCGGCCAGCTGCGCAAGAACGTCACCAGCCCCAACGGCACGACGCACGCCGCGCTGCAGAGCTTCGAGGCGTCCGGCTTCCAGGACATTGTCgacaaggccgtcaaggctGCGACGTcccgcggcgaggagctcggaAAGACGCTGGGTAACCAGTAGGTTCTTCATCGGTTGGCTGTTGGTCCCAGGGTAAGCAAGATCTGGGAGTTCCAAACGATACGCGTCGCGTGGAAATTCGGGAAATCAAAAGTTAAAAAAGTAAAAATGGCACCAAAATAGAAGTGCATACATGAATTTAGCGGAATGGCTTTGACCAAATTTTTTGCTTTGACTTGAACATGATGATATCGAACCGTCTGCAACTTGACTGACATCAATCACCCTCAAGCCAACACATGCATACAGATACCATACATCACCAACCATATCAATGTCTTAACAAGACTGAAGATTGTTCGCCGCTCGACTCACCCTGGACTGCCCTCAGTGCTGTCGCAAACAGCACATCCACTTCGCCGTCCTGGCCCCCATCCAGAGTCTCGACAACCAGCGCCTGGCTGGCCGTCCCTCGTTCGAGTCCAACACCGTCTGCGATCTGATGCTTGCAGAACAGAAACGCCCGCCCGTCTCCAACGGCTTTCTTGAAGCCATCGATAGTctcggcttcctcgtcggcgccaaccAGCACCTCACACCACAAGTCACAGTCCCGGTCACTCAGGAACAACCTCATCGCCCGGCGTCCTTTTCCCAACACGAGTTCGGTGAAGCTCGCAATTCGCTCCCGATACCACATTCCCCGCAgtcctctctcttcccaaATCATGTCACCGTGGACCGTCCCCTCGAGCCCAGCCAGCCGGGACGGCGCCCACCGCGGACTGACTTTCAGCCTCTTCGCTCCATACATTGCGACCAAGCGGGAAGCGTCTTGACGGCGATGCTGGTAGATAGCCTGCATGCCCGGCGCCGATGTTTTCCACGCCGGGTCCCATGGCAGGTCCACTAGCGCGAAGAGAGACCGCGCGTAGTCGATCTCGTACGTCGACtgccgcgtcgccgacgcaAATGAGATGTCGGTGAGGGAAAGGCCGGTTTCATTGATGTATTGCAAGATCGCCATGGAAAGGTATAAAGAGTAGAACCTGCTGAGCCTGGGCGGGCCTCCTTGACGTgacccgtcgtcgtcgtcttcgacaaGTTGCCAAAGATTCTTGACGATTTCGTCCCAGGTGTATATCCGGTCGGCGGTCACGATGAGGGCCTTCTTTGCCAGCCGGATCTCTTGGTACGTCCATACCCTCGAGATCCACGCCCCGCAGACGAgcccgacggcgacgtcggccgaCGAGGCACCGTGCATCTGCAGCACCAGGgcatcgaagacgatgacggcagTGGCCCCTTCGTAGACTTGTGGGAGGGTGTTGATGACCTTCACCTGCAGCTCCTTTTCCTCCGGGCTCAGGTTAAGGCCCTCCGGATCGGCGTtcgggacggcgaggacgtccaGCCATATCCATTCGGCTCCCGTGCTCGCTAGGGCGTCAAAGACCCTCGTCAGATGCTGGTGGGCGAGGCCGCGGCCTTTGGGGTCGGCCCGGATGCCCTCCCCCCAGACGTGGGAGACGGCGAAGTAACCATCGCCGCAGAGACTCCACTGGAATCTTCTGTTCACGCAGAGCGCTTTtctctcgtcgacggcctgtCGCACGAGTCCCAGAGGTGGCCTGACCCATGCCGAAGGCAGCCAGGAACCAAGACGACGCCCGATCGAGGTCTCGTCGGGGTCGGGACTGGTGTAGTTCAGTGGGCAGTGGCCGATACAGGGTCTCTTGATCTTGGACAAGACGCTCTCGACTGCGGATGTCGACCAGCCTCTCAGCTCGTTGAGGGCGCATTCCTGGGATGTTTTGGGGCTCATGCCATGTCTCATGAGGATCTCCTTGATCCTCGAATTCGAAAGGGCACCATTGACGCCCATCTTCGGTATTTAAGTCTGGATAGGGCGGAATTTGAGTATCGTGAGTTCGTGTCCAAGTACAGTGATCAGAACGAGTtggccatcgtcggccacCCTACAGGACCTCCGCTTGGTGATATATCCTCAATCAAAAATACAAATGGGCATCGCATCCCCCTACAGGCCTAGCTCGCAGCACTTTTTGGCCTTTCAAGGCGGCTCGGAACCGAGACCATTGGCTGCATCTTGCTGGGATCCGTCTCagtagccgccgccgacattCTGGGTTAGCTTCGGCCCCAATCATTTCTGCCTGCGCCATCTCAGTCGTCGCCCGATGGCCGATGTCACGCCAGTCCGGCTGCCTCCTTGACATGGTGATCGCCAAAGGTTGGACCCTTGAACGAGTGCCCGGCCCAGTGCTCCCAGAACGATTTCCCAGTCCTTTGGTATCGCCGACCACCACCATGACCACCGATGAGGACCATTCCATCCTTCGGCTACAGGAGGTGCTGCAGCGTCATGGCATCGGGACCCGCAGGACCATTGTTGCGGCCAACACAAACCTTCGCCTCTGGGAGCCCGCTGACGTGGATGCCGTCCTCCAACAAGTCAAGCTCCGAGGCCGCAACCACAACCCGTGCGGGCGGGAGTTCAATCGATACCgcggtctcggcctcgggctcAAGATCTTCATGTACTCttgcatcggcggcggcttcgccCTGGGGATCCCCATCTATCTCGTTCACTCGACCATCCGGATGTTCAAGCAGTGGTCCGTCTCCGTGTTCCGCCAGACGTGGAACGAATACGGGCTTACAGGGCTGCTCACCCTTGGGTCAGACTTTGACCGGTATATCAAAGCCCCTCTCGGCTTGGTGCGGCAGTCGGTCAAGCAGCAGGCGGCGCTCTGTGTCAACCGCAACGGGAACTTTAAGGTGATGGCCGATGGGTACTCCGTCATGTCCCATGTGTGGGAGGAGACGATGGGCTGGAACAGCCCCGAGGGATTCGGCAAGGTCGACTTGAGCCTGCGAAGAAAGGGAATCCACAAGGCGCATTTCCACAAGTTCTTCGACCGGTGCGGCGCGACGTGGCTTTGGGTCGATGTGCTGGCCATGCCGGAGGTCCTTGAGGACATGAGCCCACAGCAGCAAAGCGAGACGGAACTCTTGCGTGTCGGAGTGATCAACAACCTCAACGGCATATACCGGAGAGCAGATAGAGTTGTCGTGCTGGACAGCCTGGCACTGCAACTCAAAACCGGTAGCTTGGTCGAcgtggccgtcgtcctcTGTCTCGGCCGCTGGGTGACAAGGATGTGGACTCTTGCCGAAGCTCGGCTGGGTCGAAGGGTTCTGGTCAAgaccgaggacggcgaggtcgatcTTGACGACGTTATCGACCTGTTGGAAGGAGAGGTCCTGGATCCCGACCATCGGTACGCCGGTCTTGCAAGGACTCTGTCGACTAAACGTGGTGAAACTCCGTCCAGAGCGACATACGAGCTTACAGATCTGGTCGCGGCTTACAGATTTGCGCAGACGGGAGAGGCTGTCGACGAAATCCGGGCAGCTTATCCTTTACTTGGCCTCAAGTGGGAAGTTGGATGGGGACAGAGCGACGGGGTTTTTCACTTGAAGGAAGCGTTTCCGGCCGAGTCGGAAGCTCTTGCCGCCTTTTGCGAGGAACGAGGGCTGCCCggtgcttcttcttcttcttctgagTAGACATGGTGACAGCCTCGGTGTATGCAGTCACCACTGTTTTCGAAGAAAAGCTTGGTTCGCTTTCCTCTGGGTTTAAACCCGAAAAGAAGCATCAACAACTGAAACAAGAGCCAACTTAAATTCATCCACTAGCAGATTACATCTGCACGTGAGGAGCTGTCGACGTCTTTTACCGTTCCATACGTCTTGTCTCTCAACTATGCAAACACCAATTAGTCTTTAGCAAAACCTATCGCAAGATTTATGGCAGTTGGTTAGCTCTGATAGACAGTGCTATATGAATATTTACTTGACGATGAACTTCATCCGCTGCTCATTGTTGTAAGTCGTAAAGTTGATGTTGCTAGTGCTTCAGGACAGAGTTTTAAGCATTTTGCATCACCAAGGGACCTGGTGAAGCTAATGCTAGTAATTTACACACGTTGGAATTCCAATAAAGCTCAAGGGCAAGTGTCGAAGTTCACTGGGCAGCACGTTCACATCCCATCAAGTTGTGAACTATCCATGCAAGAGAGAATACCTTTCGACGATGAAGATTCATTATTCGAATGTCTCGGGGATCGCAACTAGTACTTATAATTCTGTGCTGGAATTAATCGCTGATTGTTATACACTTGTCTAAGAATATACATCACCACAGCCCCGTTACCTAAACTTGTCTCCGCCAAAAAGCCACGACCTCGTCCAACTCGGGTCTGTTGTTCGGGTCCCTCTCAATGCACCGCATCACCATGTTCTTCCACTCCTCCGGCAcgtccctcgccgccgctgtccACCGGGCCCGATCGGCGGActgctcgacctgctccAGCAGCATCCACATCGTCCTGCCGAGACTGaagacctcggccagctccgCAGCCCGCGGGCATGTCGTCTTCCACTCCGGGAGGACGTTCCAGTCCGGGAACCCCCACTTCTGGTTCCTGCGCGGCCCGCCCACGTGCGGCGTGTAGATGATCCTCggcctgccgccgccgctgccgcagccgctgccgtcgacaGCGGTGCCGGGGCGCgactcctcctcggcctcctgaTCGACGGTGATCTCGGGCGGGTGTGTGAACATGGAGAAGCCGCTCTGTTCCCAGTCGATAAGGCGCAGAttgttctcgtcgtcgacaaggatGTTGCCGGGCTTGAGGTCCATGTGGAAGCTCTCGGCGACCTGGTGCGTGTGCTGGATCGCCAGGGCCATCTGGTAGCACCACTtggccttgagcttggccGGGAGGCGCCGGCCCGCCCTGTTCGCGCGCATGATCTGCTCGTCGACCGAGTCCTTCTCCATGGCGGGCTGCAGGAAGCCGCATATGCGGTGCTTGTTGTCGCAGTCCtgcacgacgacgagagtCCTGGGACAGGGCATGATGTTCGGGTGGGGCGGGAGGGCGTGCAGGGTGCGGATCTCGTGGAGGAGCGTCTTCTCTTGATGTTCTCTGAAGTCTCTGCCGTCTCTCTTGTAGCTCTCAAAGTCGATGCCTTTGAAGACGAATCTCGACGTCGGGCAAATGCCGGAGGACCTTCTCGTGACGACCCTCGCGCCCGTCTTTCCCGGTAGCGAGCCGATGGTTGTGAGGTCGGCCATGTCCACGGTCTCGAATTTCGCAGGTCGCCCATTCTTGCCGATGCTGGAGACGAACTTGTCATAAGGAGTGAGCTGATGGATGTAGTCCTCCAGAACAGACCACCTCCTCGGTGCCCGGGTTACGTTTTCTCTCGCCATTGCTTCCTCTGCGATTTGGTCGTTGTCGGAGTTTCTCGCGGGAACTGTGTGCTTCAAGACAATGTCGAGAACCCAGAAAAACGGCGTCCCTTATCTAGTTCGCTCGAGAGACAGTGAGTCAACCCGCAGAGCTCTGGCGTTGAGTGAGTTCGTGAAGCAAACGGCGGCATGTGGCTACCCGGGCAGTGAATTACCTTCAAACCATGATCAGCAACTGTGATTGGATGTCAAGCAGAGGCCCGCAGCGTCCAAGAGAGTACCGTCCCATCAGAGAACAACACCATGTCAggcctttcttttcttcttctgccgAATTGAGAAAAGGTCCCTGTCGAGAATGGCGCAAGGAAGAAGCGCCCAGCGTGCGGGTGCGGTGGATGACGGGAGGTCTGCAGCGGGTGCGCTCGGGGCACATTACGCTTCTCTGAATCGAGAATGCCAATATGGCGAGAAGACTctaggggaggggggggcagttCAAACTGCATCGTCGGAGACTTTCCAACAGAGAAACCGCGCCAGGAAAACAAATATCCCCAAGCCCTGCGTCGAGTCTCAGTCTGGCTTGGACTGTGGGACAGCCGTCAACGATGTCTCGCCGGACCAGGCTTTGCGCTACTTGCCGGTCATCTGACCGAGGGTGAGAGGTGAGGCGGGCGTGAGATGATATCACGAACGCCGTCATCCGCAAAGGGCGTCGACCCGGGTGTATACGCGGGCAGGATGCATGCCACCAGGCGGACGGTGATTGGTGGCATCCCGCAAGGTTGACAGGGCCGTCTGAGCTCACATACGATATCTGACAGACACGTAGTCCAGCTGGCATTACTGGATGGGTGTCTGGCGGGAAGGGTACGGCCCATTAGCGGGAATCAGATATCATGAACTCAATGCCTGCACTCCGtcgaaatgggggggggaggggggagagaagacAGACACATTCCCTAGGGCCCAGAACGCCAAACGCTACGCCATGGCCTGAcgaagagggaaaaaaggtGACAGGTGAAAGGTGACATGTTCCATGCAGACGGCAGATCGGGTAAACTGCTGTAGACGGCGCCCAGAGCGGTTTAGCCATGTGTGCCCTTCTCTGCAGAGTGGCAGCCATGGACGCGTGACGTAAGACAGAGAATTGAGACAAGAGCAACGCTAGGTTTCTGTAGGTCTTTGGCGAGGGGAATCCAGGTGAGCGAAAAGCTGAGAGCGAAAAGGCTGTCGATCATGCTTGATGGGGGTCGAGATCCGAACTGTCATTGGGAGGCCCCGAGGTTCGACAACGACCAGGGTTCGGATTTATTGACCTGTGCTGCAGGAGTGCCTGGACAGCCGACAAGGATGGCTGGCGTCTGgtgttttttctttctcgcCGTTCCGGAACGACGGTTGGCAGGCCGGATTCTTTCGGCTGAACACACAAACGTTTttggagggggaaagggaggagACTAATAACGCTGTCTcatgttttgtttttggcTGCGGGCGTCCTAGTGTGAGGGAATGAAGTGCGTGTACTTGAGATATCATTGAGACGGATTTGAAGGACCAACGGCTCATGATATGATTGACATGATTGGAGTTGCAACGCAGGTCAAATCCGAAATTGATGCTTGGACCAAGGTGCTCCCATGGGGCGATAGGCGATGTCCAATCGTAGATGACCCgggttccccccccctcgtcgaTCCTTTCACCCAAAGCAGCGATGTGATGGCCCAGCAGGGAGGCCCCTCGACCAAAGTGTGGTCCGGGGAAGCACCATCCCTGGCTTCCGTGatggtgggggggggagaatTCTTGGCCTCGGGTTCGTACTCGACGATGTCTCACAGAGATCCCCCAGCAGTACGCAAGCAACCGCATAGGCTACACGGAATCGAAAAAAATAAGACTGAGCGCATGGGCTGTGTTGCTGGGACCGTTTGCTTGCTAAGTTGTCTCTAaagagggaggcggcgacgcaCATGTCTAATGCCTTTAGTTCCTGAGAAGCGTACGACAGCGAAATGGGAGGTAAGAAACGGCAACTGTGGCGAGAGACATGTCTCTCCAAGGGACATACCTAGTGTGGGGGGGCTATATTTCTTGGTCCTGGTCCCGTCCCTGGCCAAGAGGACTCAGGCAAGGTTCCCATAAATCTTCAACCTCAGCCCATGTTTCTTCAATGGCGTTGAAAGTTCTGGTAGCAAGACGGCTGAAAAGCAATCTCAACTGCCGTCAAAGCTTCTTCGCCGGATTCCGAAGCATGTTCCATTCTGGGGGTAAGCTGAACACAATGTCTGGAACATGACAAATGTGTAAAACATTTGAACGGGCGCCCATGGCACCATCCTGTTCTCTCAGCCCTTCCACCATTCCACCATTCCAGTTCTACGAGTGGGGAGTTTTCCAGCGGCGCGCAAGTCACAACGAGGGAGGTCGCTCCATGTTCTTTAAACTAACGCGAGGTTATGGACCCCTGTGTCACATTCCCCAAACGTTGCATATGGCGTATTGAATTTCGAAGCAGCGCGAGATAATGAGGCTAGAAGATATTGGTTGCCTCATTA from Colletotrichum higginsianum IMI 349063 chromosome 3, whole genome shotgun sequence includes the following:
- a CDS encoding Monocarboxylate transporter, translated to MGVNGALSNSRIKEILMRHGMSPKTSQECALNELRGWSTSAVESVLSKIKRPCIGHCPLNYTSPDPDETSIGRRLGSWLPSAWVRPPLGLVRQAVDERKALCVNRRFQWSLCGDGYFAVSHVWGEGIRADPKGRGLAHQHLTRVFDALASTGAEWIWLDVLAVPNADPEGLNLSPEEKELQVKVINTLPQVYEGATAVIVFDALVLQMHGASSADVAVGLVCGAWISRVWTYQEIRLAKKALIVTADRIYTWDEIVKNLWQLVEDDDDGSRQGGPPRLSRFYSLYLSMAILQYINETGLSLTDISFASATRQSTYEIDYARSLFALVDLPWDPAWKTSAPGMQAIYQHRRQDASRLVAMYGAKRLKVSPRWAPSRLAGLEGTVHGDMIWEERGLRGMWYRERIASFTELVLGKGRRAMRLFLSDRDCDLWCEVLVGADEEAETIDGFKKAVGDGRAFLFCKHQIADGVGLERGTASQALVVETLDGGQDGEVDVLFATALRAVQGESSGEQSSVLLRH
- a CDS encoding Pyrroline-5-carboxylate reductase, whose product is MAPTLESSKIAFIASNNYIIFIVIRAPLSPPRIHTKRGVIVPGGGNMAAAIIGGLVAKGIDKQNVIVSEPWDVNREKMAALGVRTTTSNAEAFAGADIAILAVKPQVAKAVCNELGAAVSSASGRDTVPVVVSIAAGITLEALRKWLALDDGRTPHVVRVMPNTPALVGEGASGLFAAPDVTDDEKKLTEALMASVSKATEWVDKEELIDVVTGLSGSGPAYFFAMVEHLISSAVGLGLSPEQAKRLAAQTCLGAGKMLVESPEAPGQLRKNVTSPNGTTHAALQSFEASGFQDIVDKAVKAATSRGEELGKTLGNQ
- a CDS encoding Phosphotransferase enzyme family protein, which codes for MARENVTRAPRRWSVLEDYIHQLTPYDKFVSSIGKNGRPAKFETVDMADLTTIGSLPGKTGARVVTRRSSGICPTSRFVFKGIDFESYKRDGRDFREHQEKTLLHEIRTLHALPPHPNIMPCPRTLVVVQDCDNKHRICGFLQPAMEKDSVDEQIMRANRAGRRLPAKLKAKWCYQMALAIQHTHQVAESFHMDLKPGNILVDDENNLRLIDWEQSGFSMFTHPPEITVDQEAEEESRPGTAVDGSGCGSGGGRPRIIYTPHVGGPRRNQKWGFPDWNVLPEWKTTCPRAAELAEVFSLGRTMWMLLEQVEQSADRARWTAAARDVPEEWKNMVMRCIERDPNNRPELDEVVAFWRRQV
- a CDS encoding Monocarboxylate transporter encodes the protein MTTDEDHSILRLQEVLQRHGIGTRRTIVAANTNLRLWEPADVDAVLQQVKLRGRNHNPCGREFNRYRGLGLGLKIFMYSCIGGGFALGIPIYLVHSTIRMFKQWSVSVFRQTWNEYGLTGLLTLGSDFDRYIKAPLGLVRQSVKQQAALCVNRNGNFKVMADGYSVMSHVWEETMGWNSPEGFGKVDLSLRRKGIHKAHFHKFFDRCGATWLWVDVLAMPEVLEDMSPQQQSETELLRVGVINNLNGIYRRADRVVVLDSLALQLKTGSLVDVAVVLCLGRWVTRMWTLAEARLGRRVLVKTEDGEVDLDDVIDLLEGEVLDPDHRYAGLARTLSTKRGETPSRATYELTDLVAAYRFAQTGEAVDEIRAAYPLLGLKWEVGWGQSDGVFHLKEAFPAESEALAAFCEERGLPGASSSSSE
- a CDS encoding Amidohydrolase translates to MHSFTLAAALTATASLASASSVLLRGGTIVAFDGETNALNVVRNGSLLITDDRITSIFTADQPLPRTSNDTEVIDATDKIITPGFVDTHRHGWQTAFKTIASNTSLAEYFTRYGEFAAAGLLSADDVYIGQLAGLYEALNAGVTTTLDHAHHTWSDETSEAGLRGSIDSGARVFWSYAFHNVTNYTVSEQLENFRDIATRAEFDGTATSLGIACDFFGPDPVLADVNAVVDLAKEFNVSVITTHSLQGQWGYTNSPEDLHAIGALNISIPIVFSHASFLTYRGASLLRSTNQYISITPESEMHYGHTHPHSHLIQDQGSLGVDTHFTFSTDILTQARLWLQSTRRLLYQQVLQHWRVPTSTPMTADQAFLLATRNGGLALRRPDLGVIAEGAKADVVVWDGGSPALLGWVDPVAAVILHASVGDVEHVLVDGKFVKKDRALVAPGYAGVRTRFLESARKIQQTWRDIPFPVLEGVFSGSGAPYEAPLSVDVVTGDETGYGAIHV